A single genomic interval of Stieleria maiorica harbors:
- a CDS encoding Uma2 family endonuclease gives MSALLSNPAIRGAVVPISVETFHRMGKAGIIDQRTELIGGIILQKRIKSPLHTLIVKQLVSAIEAQLPPELELRKEEPLTLSSSEPEPDIAIVQVGSYQPGASHPSTAHVVVEVAVSSEAIDRAKSAVYAEAQIPEYWIVLPNSKTIERFTHLGEAGYGTKETFEFGQPIESLPLLAIQVTLTTG, from the coding sequence GTGAGCGCTCTTTTATCAAACCCCGCCATCCGTGGTGCCGTTGTTCCGATCTCGGTCGAAACCTTTCACCGGATGGGAAAGGCGGGGATCATCGACCAGCGAACGGAATTGATCGGTGGGATAATCCTGCAAAAGAGGATCAAGTCGCCCCTGCACACGTTGATCGTCAAGCAACTCGTTTCAGCGATCGAGGCCCAGCTGCCTCCCGAGTTGGAACTGCGAAAGGAGGAGCCCCTGACGTTATCGTCATCGGAACCGGAACCCGACATCGCGATTGTCCAGGTTGGATCCTACCAGCCCGGCGCAAGCCACCCTTCGACAGCACACGTGGTCGTTGAGGTCGCCGTCAGTTCGGAAGCCATCGATCGAGCCAAGTCGGCGGTCTATGCCGAAGCTCAGATTCCTGAATACTGGATCGTTCTGCCAAACAGCAAAACAATCGAGCGATTCACACACCTGGGCGAAGCAGGCTACGGCACAAAGGAAACGTTTGAATTTGGACAACCCATCGAAAGTCTGCCTCTGCTGGCGATTCAGGTGACGCTCACCACTGGTTAA